The Palleronia sp. THAF1 genome window below encodes:
- a CDS encoding MlaD family protein, producing MSDENTNGVAEPETVEAKRGLLSRISIVWLIPLLALLISLGAAYRNYADQGVLIEITFEDASGVRADETQLRYRDVVVGLVEEVRFSDGLESVIVAVRVDQEVAQFIDTDAKFWVVRPEVSAQGISGLDTVLSGVYLMGSWDGEVATAVTEFEGLTRAPLITNGVDGVTFTLRAPNVAGLSENAPISYRGITVGRVGNLRLADDGVSVLADGFVREPEARLINSATRFWDTSGFNFSLGASGAQFNVDSIASLVSGGVSFATTVSGGEELGENPSFRLFGDEDSARSSVFEAGAGGEPVNFTVIFEDSVPGLEVGADVEFAGIIVGRVAGLTGVLDEETFGDRGVRLLVTLELEPGSMGLEADAGQEDVLDFLQFAVENGLRAQLQSASLLGGLQVTLAQMDDPEPATIDANAEPFPRIPSIAADLTDFADTAEGVFNRVNNLPIEELLNNAILVMQGVTNLLNDEGVTETPSEVLALLSDVRSLVNSEGIQEIPVQVGDTMSALTDTAGQLNDVVTRLNEAGAVTALVDALNAAEIAANSVFETMEEGPETVEAINATLAETEELIATFNELPLVDLVTEVEGSVEALRTLLASDATQGLTGDVSTLLTEVEGLISDVRASGLVETAEATLVQLQATVTDIQAQAQPILSELAEAAATTNTRLPGLLDNVDLLTANLTTVTQNISEVPLDQAVNNINSLVVSLDTLVSNEELNALPADVQRTIQDLQLVFAALTEPNGVLDNANSLVTDAGAAVNDINAALTTALADIQIAARDVAEATDVAPEIADRAKRVADQIELLVNDVADLPIQEIGERTSSLLASADTLISSPDTQRVPGALSNALEEVQRLLIQVQEGGLIENANATLASVRRSADQIPTLLNSVGGLLTQTGTVIEGYDQRGALGSEVQATLRDIQSAASSIDSLARQIERNPNSLLFGR from the coding sequence ATGAGCGATGAGAACACCAATGGGGTCGCCGAGCCCGAAACCGTGGAAGCCAAGCGCGGTCTGCTGTCACGCATTTCCATCGTCTGGCTGATCCCGCTTCTCGCGCTGCTGATCTCTTTGGGTGCCGCTTATCGCAACTATGCCGACCAAGGCGTGCTGATCGAGATCACGTTCGAGGATGCATCCGGCGTGCGCGCCGACGAAACCCAGTTGCGCTACCGCGATGTTGTCGTCGGGCTGGTGGAAGAGGTGCGGTTCTCTGATGGACTGGAGTCGGTCATAGTCGCCGTGCGCGTCGATCAAGAGGTCGCGCAGTTCATCGACACTGACGCCAAGTTCTGGGTTGTCCGCCCTGAGGTGTCGGCCCAAGGCATTTCCGGTCTCGATACGGTTCTCAGCGGCGTTTACCTTATGGGCAGTTGGGATGGCGAAGTGGCCACTGCCGTGACCGAGTTCGAAGGCCTGACCCGCGCCCCCCTGATCACGAATGGCGTCGACGGTGTAACGTTCACCTTGCGCGCTCCCAATGTCGCGGGCCTGAGTGAGAACGCTCCGATCAGCTATCGCGGTATCACCGTGGGTCGCGTGGGTAATCTGCGCCTTGCCGATGATGGCGTGTCCGTTCTGGCAGACGGTTTCGTACGCGAGCCCGAGGCGCGGCTCATCAACAGTGCCACGCGTTTTTGGGACACATCAGGCTTCAACTTCAGCCTTGGCGCGTCCGGCGCGCAGTTCAACGTGGACAGCATCGCCAGCCTTGTGTCCGGCGGCGTATCCTTCGCAACCACCGTATCGGGCGGCGAGGAACTGGGAGAGAACCCGTCCTTCCGCCTGTTCGGCGACGAAGATTCGGCCCGTTCGTCGGTGTTCGAAGCCGGGGCAGGCGGCGAGCCTGTCAACTTCACGGTCATCTTCGAAGACTCCGTTCCCGGTCTGGAAGTCGGCGCGGATGTGGAATTCGCTGGTATCATCGTCGGTCGCGTCGCTGGCCTGACGGGCGTTCTGGACGAAGAGACCTTTGGCGACCGTGGTGTGCGCCTTTTAGTGACGCTGGAACTGGAACCCGGCTCGATGGGGCTAGAGGCGGACGCAGGCCAAGAAGACGTGCTAGATTTCTTGCAATTCGCCGTCGAGAACGGATTGCGCGCGCAGTTGCAATCGGCGTCCCTGCTGGGGGGGCTTCAGGTCACGCTGGCGCAGATGGATGATCCCGAGCCTGCGACGATCGACGCAAACGCCGAGCCGTTCCCCCGCATTCCGTCGATTGCCGCGGACCTGACGGACTTCGCAGACACGGCAGAGGGCGTGTTCAACCGCGTGAACAACCTGCCCATCGAAGAGCTGCTGAATAACGCGATCCTCGTCATGCAGGGCGTCACCAACCTTCTGAACGACGAAGGTGTGACCGAAACCCCGTCCGAGGTTCTGGCGCTGTTGTCCGATGTGCGCTCGCTGGTGAACTCTGAAGGCATACAGGAAATTCCCGTGCAGGTCGGCGATACGATGTCGGCGCTGACCGATACCGCAGGTCAGCTGAACGATGTGGTGACGCGACTGAACGAGGCGGGGGCCGTGACGGCCCTGGTCGACGCGCTGAACGCCGCCGAAATTGCCGCCAATTCCGTGTTCGAAACGATGGAAGAGGGTCCCGAAACGGTCGAGGCGATCAACGCCACGCTGGCCGAGACGGAAGAGCTGATCGCCACGTTCAACGAGTTGCCGCTGGTCGACCTTGTTACCGAAGTCGAAGGATCGGTCGAGGCGCTGCGCACCTTGCTGGCCTCTGACGCGACGCAGGGGCTGACGGGCGATGTGTCGACGCTGCTGACCGAAGTGGAAGGCTTGATATCCGACGTACGTGCGTCCGGTCTTGTCGAAACGGCAGAGGCGACGCTGGTGCAGCTGCAGGCCACCGTTACCGACATTCAGGCGCAGGCACAGCCGATCCTGTCGGAACTCGCCGAAGCCGCCGCGACCACGAACACCCGCCTGCCGGGTCTTCTGGACAACGTGGATCTTCTGACCGCCAACCTGACGACGGTTACGCAGAACATTTCCGAAGTGCCGCTGGATCAGGCTGTGAACAACATCAATTCGCTGGTCGTCTCGCTGGATACGCTGGTGTCGAACGAAGAGTTGAACGCTTTGCCTGCCGATGTGCAGCGCACGATTCAGGACCTGCAGCTTGTCTTTGCGGCGCTGACGGAACCGAATGGTGTGTTGGACAACGCGAATTCGTTGGTCACCGATGCGGGCGCTGCGGTGAACGACATCAACGCCGCCCTGACCACCGCATTGGCGGACATCCAGATCGCCGCACGTGATGTTGCCGAAGCGACCGACGTGGCGCCCGAGATCGCGGATCGCGCCAAGCGCGTGGCCGACCAGATCGAACTGCTGGTGAACGACGTGGCCGACCTTCCGATTCAGGAAATCGGCGAACGGACCAGTTCCTTGCTGGCCTCTGCCGATACCCTGATCTCATCGCCCGATACACAGCGTGTGCCGGGTGCCCTGTCCAACGCGCTGGAAGAGGTGCAGCGATTGCTGATCCAGGTGCAAGAGGGCGGGTTGATCGAAAATGCCAACGCCACGCTGGCGTCCGTGCGTCGCAGTGCCGACCAGATCCCGACGCTTCTGAACAGCGTGGGCGGGTTGCTGACGCAGACCGGCACAGTGATCGAAGGTTACGACCAGCGCGGCGCGCTTGGCTCTGAAGTGCAGGCCACCCTGCGCGATATCCAAAGCGCCGCCAGCTCTATCGACAGTCTCGCGCGTCAAATCGAACGCAATCCCAACTCGCTGCTATTCGGACGGTAA
- a CDS encoding paraquat-inducible protein A, translating to MDSSGSQILTARQAGLVACTRCAKVWPMGQSECARCGTQLQSRDWGSIQRVWAWLIVGIICYIPANLFPMLKTQILFNSSDDTIIAGAVELATHGNLGVAMIILIASVAIPMGKFAAIAYLAISVQRSAVMRPKSRHKLYHMVEFIGRWSMIDVFVVAILSALVQLNFAASIRPGPAAITFALSVIFTMFAAISFDSRMIWDNEGRGPKNA from the coding sequence ATGGACAGCTCTGGATCGCAGATCCTGACCGCACGACAGGCAGGCCTTGTGGCCTGTACGCGATGCGCGAAGGTCTGGCCGATGGGCCAATCCGAGTGCGCGCGCTGTGGCACTCAGCTGCAATCGCGCGACTGGGGGTCGATCCAGCGCGTCTGGGCCTGGCTGATCGTGGGCATCATCTGCTACATCCCGGCGAACCTGTTTCCGATGCTGAAAACGCAGATCCTGTTCAACTCCTCCGATGACACGATCATCGCGGGCGCGGTCGAGCTTGCGACGCACGGCAACCTTGGCGTGGCGATGATCATCCTGATCGCGTCGGTTGCCATCCCCATGGGGAAGTTCGCGGCCATCGCCTATCTGGCGATCTCGGTCCAACGCTCTGCCGTCATGCGTCCGAAGTCGCGGCATAAACTGTATCACATGGTCGAGTTTATCGGTCGCTGGTCCATGATCGACGTCTTCGTCGTTGCGATCCTGTCGGCATTGGTGCAACTCAATTTCGCGGCGTCCATCCGTCCCGGTCCCGCGGCCATTACTTTCGCGCTTTCGGTGATATTCACCATGTTCGCAGCGATCAGCTTCGACTCGCGCATGATCTGGGACAATGAAGGCCGGGGGCCGAAGAACGCATGA
- a CDS encoding paraquat-inducible protein A, which produces MTLAEPTDADLENLIACPQCDALYHARMPQNGAKMVCKRCHHTLIADKRNAYARSIALALTVVVLMVGAVFFPFLGVNVAGFSNKASVIDTALTFLDGGFMVALSVFVIAFIIAVPVIRALLIVYVVAPLMQNRRPARHARRAFRLAEDLRPWSMAEIFIIGVAVALVKVADLAKVEFGPAFWMFALLVVIVVVLDGTLDRWSIWTALDRRS; this is translated from the coding sequence ATGACGCTTGCCGAACCGACCGACGCCGATCTGGAGAACCTGATCGCCTGTCCGCAGTGCGACGCGCTTTACCATGCGCGGATGCCGCAGAACGGGGCGAAGATGGTGTGCAAGCGCTGCCACCACACGCTGATCGCGGACAAGCGGAACGCCTATGCGCGCTCGATCGCCTTGGCGCTGACGGTCGTGGTGCTGATGGTCGGGGCAGTGTTTTTTCCCTTCTTGGGTGTGAACGTCGCGGGTTTTTCCAACAAGGCGTCGGTGATCGACACGGCTCTGACGTTTCTCGACGGTGGTTTCATGGTGGCCCTGTCGGTCTTCGTGATCGCCTTCATCATCGCGGTGCCGGTCATACGCGCGCTACTGATCGTTTACGTGGTGGCACCGCTGATGCAGAACCGAAGGCCTGCGCGACACGCGCGTCGCGCCTTCCGACTGGCCGAGGACCTGCGCCCGTGGTCCATGGCGGAAATATTCATCATCGGCGTGGCCGTGGCGCTGGTGAAGGTGGCCGATCTTGCGAAGGTCGAGTTCGGCCCAGCTTTCTGGATGTTCGCGCTGCTGGTCGTGATCGTCGTTGTTTTGGACGGAACTCTTGACAGGTGGAGCATATGGACAGCTCTGGATCGCAGATCCTGA
- a CDS encoding TAXI family TRAP transporter solute-binding subunit, translating into MKHTTAVFSAALASVIAGASWAQQSQTMIIATGGVTGVYFPAGGAICLSVNARRVKHRVRCALTSTAGSVANLRALADRDVDFAVVQADWQGHAFDGTSAFQDDGPMTDLRSVFSIHPEFYTVVVRAGSEIASFDDLRGKRVNAGAPGSGQRATTRLLLDQMGWTEEDFAALTDIPAADSAAALCADEIDAMIYMVGHPSGAILEATSDCDSTIIPVAGDGRDALAKENPLYSVGVVPGSLYRGTDTDVETFSIDATLVTTADASDDMVYAVVSSVFDDLAQFRELHAAFENLDPERMVADSLTAPLHPDARRYYIEAGLLEDQAAKARP; encoded by the coding sequence ATGAAGCATACGACTGCCGTCTTTAGTGCGGCACTGGCCAGTGTGATCGCGGGCGCAAGCTGGGCGCAGCAATCGCAGACGATGATCATCGCGACAGGCGGCGTCACCGGCGTCTACTTCCCGGCTGGCGGGGCGATCTGCCTGTCGGTGAATGCGCGCCGGGTCAAGCATCGGGTGCGATGCGCCCTGACTTCGACCGCCGGATCTGTGGCGAACCTGCGCGCCTTGGCCGACCGCGATGTTGATTTCGCCGTGGTGCAGGCAGACTGGCAGGGCCACGCGTTCGACGGCACATCCGCCTTTCAGGACGATGGCCCGATGACGGACTTGCGGTCCGTCTTCTCGATCCACCCGGAGTTCTACACCGTCGTCGTGCGCGCGGGGTCGGAGATCGCGTCCTTCGACGACCTGCGCGGCAAGCGCGTGAACGCCGGCGCGCCGGGGTCGGGACAACGGGCCACCACCCGCTTGCTGCTGGACCAGATGGGCTGGACGGAAGAAGACTTCGCGGCGCTGACGGACATTCCCGCCGCCGACTCTGCAGCTGCCCTCTGCGCGGATGAGATCGACGCGATGATCTACATGGTCGGCCATCCGTCCGGCGCGATCCTAGAGGCCACATCTGACTGCGACAGCACCATCATCCCGGTGGCAGGAGATGGGCGCGACGCCTTGGCCAAGGAAAATCCGCTCTATTCGGTCGGCGTGGTTCCGGGATCACTCTATCGTGGCACCGATACGGACGTAGAGACGTTCTCTATCGACGCCACGCTGGTCACGACCGCAGACGCATCTGATGATATGGTCTACGCCGTCGTATCTTCCGTCTTTGACGATCTCGCCCAGTTTCGCGAGCTACATGCCGCGTTCGAAAATCTGGACCCCGAACGAATGGTGGCAGACAGTCTGACGGCCCCCCTGCACCCCGACGCCCGACGTTACTACATCGAAGCCGGGTTGCTGGAAGATCAGGCCGCAAAGGCCAGACCCTAG
- a CDS encoding calcium-binding protein, translating to MIGILLLLGSALAIGSFAGGGDDDNGSSGGANGPDDTGDLNVVQGATNGADDLVGTNRGDLIDALGGADTVQGGNGSDAIFGRGGNDDLAGGAGDDLLTGDQGNDVLRGGSGFDVLVGGTGDDVIYGGPDGDLIDGSEGNDFASGGGGDDLMEGGGGQDTLEGGRGNDSIGGGDGSDTIDGFEGTDFLFGENGSDSIQGGAGADALFGGGDIEALLTEPVTEAQFVAALEDGAVDTLDGGAGADVLALGAGDIVTGGSGADGFLLDVGIVPETQSAVTRITDFTEGEDFITIDYGTGSNVSVTPEDIAARQTLTDDGVLLSFDAGESQSVLIEGLTQVLDANSFRINN from the coding sequence ATGATTGGGATTCTATTGTTGCTGGGCAGTGCCTTGGCGATCGGGTCGTTCGCGGGCGGCGGCGACGATGACAACGGGTCTTCTGGCGGTGCCAATGGACCGGATGATACCGGCGATCTGAACGTCGTTCAGGGCGCCACCAACGGGGCCGACGACCTGGTCGGGACCAACCGGGGCGACCTCATCGACGCCCTTGGCGGCGCAGACACCGTTCAGGGCGGCAATGGGTCGGACGCCATCTTCGGTCGCGGTGGAAACGACGATCTGGCTGGTGGCGCCGGCGACGATCTGCTGACCGGGGATCAGGGCAACGACGTGCTGCGCGGCGGGTCCGGGTTCGATGTGCTGGTCGGGGGCACCGGGGACGACGTGATTTACGGTGGTCCGGACGGAGACCTGATTGATGGGTCCGAAGGCAACGACTTCGCCAGTGGCGGAGGGGGCGACGACCTGATGGAAGGTGGTGGTGGCCAAGACACGCTGGAAGGCGGACGTGGCAACGACTCTATCGGCGGCGGCGACGGCAGCGATACGATCGACGGGTTTGAGGGAACTGACTTTCTATTCGGAGAGAACGGCAGCGACTCCATCCAAGGCGGCGCGGGCGCAGACGCCTTGTTCGGCGGTGGCGATATCGAGGCCTTGCTGACGGAACCGGTCACCGAAGCGCAGTTCGTCGCCGCATTGGAAGACGGCGCCGTAGACACGCTGGACGGCGGCGCGGGTGCCGACGTTCTGGCCCTTGGCGCGGGCGATATCGTGACGGGTGGCTCCGGAGCGGACGGATTCCTTCTCGACGTTGGCATCGTGCCCGAGACCCAGTCAGCCGTGACGCGGATCACGGACTTCACCGAAGGCGAGGACTTCATCACCATCGACTACGGGACCGGGTCCAATGTCAGCGTGACGCCGGAAGACATCGCCGCGCGTCAGACCCTGACGGACGACGGCGTGCTACTGTCCTTCGATGCGGGCGAAAGCCAATCCGTTTTGATCGAAGGGCTGACGCAAGTGCTGGACGCGAACAGCTTCCGTATCAACAACTAG
- a CDS encoding calcium-binding protein encodes MLLPLLLIGGVLGLGFLLFDDGGSDDDDSNDNNNVDGATNGGNGADMLDGTDGDDSLYGNNGSDTLTGFAGNDLLGGGQGADSLFGNEGDDSLFGGAGQDFLGGGVGNDELVGGQGDDTLAGLAGDDFLDGSLGSDSVTGNDGNDTLIGFNGSDTLVGNAGNDLLDGGFGGDSMSGGADDDTLLGGGGTDELNGSAGDDLMSGGNNADTLQGAEGSDTLFGDTGDDVLFGGLDDDALYGGTGSDTLGGAVGEDLLYGDDGDDQLSGGVDADTLYGGAGADALSGNDGDDVLSGGSVLAPGVGGAPSDADLSDAASDTLDGGTGNDHLILTQGDQATGGEGTDTFEVFERDGIETATQIQVTDFNAGSDVLRVTYDAGTTPAPTAADYVGSQTVTDDGVVVALDNGQQILLAGLTETLTEDDFEVLEETRNGSVDAPALMESPDAGAAGIGGGGGSDDNGDGVTPPDGGDDTPSDDTEDDTPVVDDGDPLTAS; translated from the coding sequence ATGCTGCTACCACTTCTTTTGATCGGGGGCGTCCTTGGCCTCGGCTTCCTGCTGTTCGACGATGGGGGCAGCGATGATGACGATTCCAACGACAACAATAACGTCGATGGAGCGACGAACGGCGGCAATGGTGCAGACATGCTGGACGGCACCGACGGCGACGACTCGCTCTACGGAAACAACGGCAGCGATACGCTGACGGGTTTTGCCGGCAATGATTTGCTGGGCGGTGGTCAGGGTGCGGACTCGCTCTTCGGTAACGAAGGTGACGACAGCCTGTTCGGTGGAGCGGGTCAGGACTTCCTGGGCGGGGGCGTCGGCAACGACGAACTGGTCGGCGGTCAAGGCGACGACACGCTGGCCGGTCTTGCGGGCGATGACTTCCTTGATGGCAGCCTCGGCAGCGACTCGGTCACCGGCAACGATGGAAATGACACGCTGATCGGTTTCAACGGAAGTGACACGCTGGTTGGCAACGCGGGCAACGATCTTCTGGACGGCGGCTTCGGCGGCGACAGCATGAGCGGCGGCGCGGATGACGACACCCTTCTTGGCGGTGGCGGCACCGACGAGCTTAACGGGAGCGCGGGCGATGACCTTATGTCCGGCGGCAACAACGCCGATACCCTTCAGGGGGCCGAGGGCAGCGACACATTGTTCGGCGACACGGGCGATGACGTCTTGTTCGGAGGCCTGGACGATGACGCCCTGTATGGCGGCACCGGCAGCGATACGCTGGGCGGCGCGGTCGGTGAAGACCTGCTGTACGGCGACGACGGTGACGATCAGCTTTCGGGCGGCGTGGATGCGGATACGCTGTACGGTGGCGCGGGCGCGGACGCCCTGTCCGGCAACGACGGCGACGACGTTCTGAGCGGCGGATCCGTCTTGGCACCGGGCGTCGGTGGTGCGCCGAGCGATGCGGACCTGTCCGATGCGGCGTCCGACACACTGGATGGCGGCACCGGCAACGATCACCTGATCCTGACGCAGGGCGATCAGGCCACCGGCGGCGAAGGCACGGATACGTTCGAGGTCTTCGAGCGGGATGGCATCGAGACCGCCACCCAGATCCAGGTGACGGACTTCAATGCGGGTTCGGACGTGCTTCGCGTGACCTATGATGCAGGCACCACACCGGCCCCGACCGCTGCGGACTACGTTGGATCGCAGACTGTCACCGATGACGGTGTGGTCGTCGCGCTAGACAATGGGCAGCAGATCCTGCTGGCCGGTCTGACAGAGACGCTGACCGAGGACGACTTCGAGGTTCTGGAAGAGACGCGAAATGGCTCGGTCGATGCACCTGCTTTGATGGAGTCTCCTGATGCTGGCGCTGCCGGGATCGGCGGCGGAGGTGGGTCCGATGATAACGGCGATGGCGTTACGCCTCCTGACGGCGGAGACGACACCCCTTCGGATGACACAGAAGACGATACACCAGTGGTGGATGATGGCGATCCGCTTACAGCGTCCTGA
- a CDS encoding ABC transporter ATP-binding protein: protein MSDAALKLDAIHKGYNHNTPKEVQVLRGIDLTVVPGEIVAMVAPSGAGKSTLLHIAGLLDSADTGRVYLGGEDMTDLGDRRRTQARRNQVGFVYQFHHLLPEFTAAENIVLPQLAEGIAQDVAEARATELLGIVGVGHRADHRPSALSGGEQQRVAVCRALANSPRLLLADEPTGNLDPETSDTVFDALVKLVRETGLAALVATHNLDLASRMDRRVRLIDGTVQAVD, encoded by the coding sequence ATGAGTGATGCGGCCCTGAAGCTCGACGCCATCCACAAAGGCTACAACCACAACACGCCCAAGGAGGTGCAGGTGCTGCGCGGCATCGACCTGACTGTGGTGCCCGGTGAAATCGTCGCCATGGTCGCACCCTCCGGTGCGGGCAAATCCACGCTGCTGCATATCGCGGGGCTGTTGGACTCGGCGGATACGGGGCGCGTGTATCTGGGCGGCGAGGACATGACCGATCTGGGCGACCGTCGCCGCACGCAGGCGCGGCGCAATCAGGTGGGCTTCGTCTACCAGTTCCACCACCTGCTGCCCGAGTTCACCGCCGCCGAGAATATCGTTTTGCCGCAACTGGCCGAAGGCATCGCGCAGGACGTGGCCGAGGCGCGGGCGACCGAGCTTCTGGGGATCGTTGGCGTCGGGCACCGCGCCGATCACCGCCCCAGCGCGTTATCCGGTGGCGAGCAGCAGCGCGTCGCCGTGTGCCGCGCGCTTGCCAATAGTCCGCGGCTGTTGCTCGCAGACGAGCCGACCGGCAACCTTGATCCCGAGACGTCCGACACCGTATTCGATGCGTTGGTCAAACTGGTGCGCGAAACCGGCCTCGCGGCGCTTGTCGCGACGCACAATCTGGACCTCGCCAGTCGGATGGACCGCCGCGTGCGCCTGATCGACGGGACCGTGCAAGCGGTCGACTAA
- a CDS encoding lipoprotein-releasing ABC transporter permease subunit translates to MANPAPFSRFEWMIAWRYLRAKRAEGGVSVMTWISLVGITLAVFALIATLAVRSGFRAEFIDTILGANAHVTIYSTAYFDGAGAGTRNIPDYAEMAERIATVPGVVRAAPLVKGQVMASANGNTSGIEVHGIRAEDLNTVPRIVDPLESQGTLADFGGGGGEDGASPATIAIGSGVARELGVGIGEVIRLISPDGARTPFGTTPRVSNYEVVYIFTAGRYDIDRTRIYLPFAEAQTYFNAEGTATEIEVMLDDPEEVARYEIPILQAAGPEAVLWSWRDASGSFLRALDIEDNVMFVILSVLVLIASMNIVSGLIMLVKNKGRDIGILRTVGLTEGSVLRIFFICGSLTGIIGTALGVILGVAFAVWIDPIFSAVNYLSGGGAWDPSIRGIYALPAKLQWGDVLSAVILSLSLSFIVTIFPARRAARMNPVEALRYE, encoded by the coding sequence ATGGCGAACCCCGCCCCGTTTTCCCGCTTCGAGTGGATGATCGCCTGGCGCTACCTGCGTGCCAAGCGCGCAGAGGGCGGCGTGTCCGTGATGACATGGATCAGCCTTGTCGGCATCACGCTGGCCGTTTTCGCACTGATCGCGACTCTGGCGGTGCGGTCCGGTTTCCGGGCAGAGTTCATCGACACCATTCTTGGCGCGAACGCCCACGTCACGATTTACTCCACCGCCTATTTCGACGGGGCAGGGGCGGGAACGCGCAACATTCCCGACTACGCCGAGATGGCCGAACGCATCGCCACGGTGCCCGGCGTCGTCCGCGCCGCTCCGCTGGTGAAAGGGCAGGTGATGGCGTCGGCGAATGGCAACACCTCCGGGATCGAAGTTCATGGCATCCGCGCCGAAGACCTGAACACCGTACCGCGCATCGTCGACCCCCTAGAAAGCCAAGGCACACTGGCCGACTTCGGCGGCGGTGGCGGGGAAGATGGCGCTTCGCCCGCGACCATCGCCATCGGATCGGGTGTGGCGCGTGAGCTGGGTGTGGGGATCGGCGAGGTGATCCGCCTGATCTCTCCCGACGGGGCGCGCACGCCCTTCGGCACCACGCCGCGCGTGTCGAACTATGAAGTCGTCTACATCTTTACCGCCGGTCGCTACGACATCGACCGCACCCGCATTTACCTGCCGTTCGCCGAGGCGCAGACCTATTTCAACGCCGAAGGCACCGCGACAGAGATAGAGGTGATGCTTGACGACCCCGAAGAGGTCGCCCGCTACGAGATCCCGATCCTGCAGGCCGCCGGGCCCGAGGCCGTGCTGTGGTCGTGGCGCGATGCGTCGGGGTCATTCCTGCGCGCGCTGGATATCGAGGACAACGTGATGTTCGTGATCCTGTCGGTACTGGTGCTGATCGCGTCCATGAACATCGTGTCCGGCCTGATCATGCTGGTGAAGAACAAGGGTCGTGACATCGGCATCCTGCGCACCGTCGGGCTGACCGAAGGCTCTGTGCTGCGCATCTTCTTCATCTGTGGCTCTTTGACGGGCATCATCGGCACCGCGCTGGGCGTCATCCTTGGCGTGGCCTTCGCGGTCTGGATCGATCCGATCTTTTCGGCGGTGAACTACCTGTCAGGGGGCGGAGCGTGGGATCCCTCGATCCGGGGCATCTACGCGCTGCCCGCCAAGCTGCAATGGGGCGATGTGCTGTCTGCCGTGATCCTGTCGCTGTCGCTGTCGTTCATTGTGACGATCTTCCCGGCCCGCCGCGCCGCACGCATGAACCCGGTGGAGGCGCTGCGCTATGAGTGA
- a CDS encoding cupin domain-containing protein, whose amino-acid sequence MEIKRGAVRNEGPADPEYFTGEVYMSNLSKHEAPGRTGVLSVRFSPGGRTNWHTHPYGQTLVVTDGNGWVQKDGDAKQEIAPGDVVVIPAGVRHWHGATDTSQMTHIAIGERDEIGTAHWEEAVSDADYLG is encoded by the coding sequence ATGGAAATCAAGCGCGGCGCGGTTCGAAACGAAGGCCCGGCAGACCCGGAGTATTTCACCGGAGAGGTTTACATGTCGAACCTGTCGAAACACGAGGCACCGGGCCGCACGGGCGTACTGTCCGTGCGGTTCTCACCGGGCGGGCGCACGAACTGGCATACGCACCCCTACGGTCAGACGCTGGTGGTGACGGATGGCAACGGGTGGGTGCAAAAGGATGGCGACGCGAAGCAAGAGATCGCGCCCGGTGACGTGGTCGTGATCCCCGCGGGTGTGCGCCATTGGCACGGCGCGACTGACACATCCCAGATGACCCATATCGCCATCGGCGAGCGGGACGAGATCGGCACCGCACATTGGGAAGAAGCCGTTTCGGACGCCGATTACCTCGGCTAG